A DNA window from Drosophila pseudoobscura strain MV-25-SWS-2005 chromosome 2, UCI_Dpse_MV25, whole genome shotgun sequence contains the following coding sequences:
- the NijC gene encoding ninjurin-2 isoform X3, with translation MAQVVAGDERVNETEYLLPLQKSVKYAWQMKAMDANRYATKKTIAQGMLDIALLTANASQLKYILQVGEQHQFYKLMLILISLSIVMQVAAGILLVIQSLISIHNLKDRSIGFTLNHFVDAFIFFSVFCDVMKMNFGLDPAIPVQNKDDVEVFKP, from the exons ATGGCTCAGGTTGTGGCTGGGGATGAGCGGGTCAACGAAACTGAG TACCTTCTTCCTTTGCAGAAATCCGTAAAATATGCCTGGCAG ATGAAAGCCATGGACGCCAATCGGTATGCGACGAAGAAGACGATCGCCCAGGGCATGCTGGATATAGCACTGCTGACTGCCAATGCCTCCCAGTTGAAGTACATCCTCCAGGTGGGGGAACAGCATCAGTTTTACAAGCTTATGCTGATTCTCATCAGTCTGTCGATCGTGATGCAG GTGGCGGCTGGAATTTTGCTAGTCATTCAATCCCTTATCAGTATTCACAATTTGAAGGATCGATCTATTGGTTTCACCCTCAACCACTTTGTAGATGCCTTCATATTCTTCTCCGTGTTCTGTGACGTTATGAAGATGAATTTCGGCCTTGACCCGGCAATACCTGTGCAAAACAAAGACGACGTTGAGGTTTTTAAACCATAA
- the NijC gene encoding ninjurin-2 isoform X7, with product MAQVVAGDERVNETEMKAMDANRYATKKTIAQGMLDIALLTANASQLKYILQVGEQHQFYKLMLILISLSIVMQVAAGILLVIQSLISIHNLKDRSIGFTLNHFVDAFIFFSVFCDVMKMNFGLDPAIPVQNKDDVEVFKP from the exons ATGGCTCAGGTTGTGGCTGGGGATGAGCGGGTCAACGAAACTGAG ATGAAAGCCATGGACGCCAATCGGTATGCGACGAAGAAGACGATCGCCCAGGGCATGCTGGATATAGCACTGCTGACTGCCAATGCCTCCCAGTTGAAGTACATCCTCCAGGTGGGGGAACAGCATCAGTTTTACAAGCTTATGCTGATTCTCATCAGTCTGTCGATCGTGATGCAG GTGGCGGCTGGAATTTTGCTAGTCATTCAATCCCTTATCAGTATTCACAATTTGAAGGATCGATCTATTGGTTTCACCCTCAACCACTTTGTAGATGCCTTCATATTCTTCTCCGTGTTCTGTGACGTTATGAAGATGAATTTCGGCCTTGACCCGGCAATACCTGTGCAAAACAAAGACGACGTTGAGGTTTTTAAACCATAA
- the NijC gene encoding ninjurin-2 isoform X10, producing the protein MVSFFDNMKAMDANRYATKKTIAQGMLDIALLTANASQLKYILQVGEQHQFYKLMLILISLSIVMQVAAGILLVIQSLISIHNLKDRSIGFTLNHFVDAFIFFSVFCDVMKMNFGLDPAIPVQNKDDVEVFKP; encoded by the exons ATGGTATCGTTCTTCGACAAT ATGAAAGCCATGGACGCCAATCGGTATGCGACGAAGAAGACGATCGCCCAGGGCATGCTGGATATAGCACTGCTGACTGCCAATGCCTCCCAGTTGAAGTACATCCTCCAGGTGGGGGAACAGCATCAGTTTTACAAGCTTATGCTGATTCTCATCAGTCTGTCGATCGTGATGCAG GTGGCGGCTGGAATTTTGCTAGTCATTCAATCCCTTATCAGTATTCACAATTTGAAGGATCGATCTATTGGTTTCACCCTCAACCACTTTGTAGATGCCTTCATATTCTTCTCCGTGTTCTGTGACGTTATGAAGATGAATTTCGGCCTTGACCCGGCAATACCTGTGCAAAACAAAGACGACGTTGAGGTTTTTAAACCATAA
- the NijC gene encoding ninjurin-2 isoform X1 — MAQVVAGDERVNETEYLLPLQKSVKYAWQMKAMDANRYATKKTIAQGMLDIALLTANASQLKYILQVGEQHQFYKLMLILISLSIVMQLLVGILFVAIGGLNINRQKDQTAAVILNDIILVVIFVISVLNVIISGFGIEYSSQPLRLLEPHAKTP; from the exons ATGGCTCAGGTTGTGGCTGGGGATGAGCGGGTCAACGAAACTGAG TACCTTCTTCCTTTGCAGAAATCCGTAAAATATGCCTGGCAG ATGAAAGCCATGGACGCCAATCGGTATGCGACGAAGAAGACGATCGCCCAGGGCATGCTGGATATAGCACTGCTGACTGCCAATGCCTCCCAGTTGAAGTACATCCTCCAGGTGGGGGAACAGCATCAGTTTTACAAGCTTATGCTGATTCTCATCAGTCTGTCGATCGTGATGCAG CTATTGGTTGGAATTCTGTTTGTGGCCATCGGCGGTCTCAACATCAATCGGCAGAAAGATCAGACGGCGGCGGTCATCTTGAACGATATCATATTGGTGGTGATATTCGTGATATCCGTTCTGAATGTAATTATTTCGGGTTTCGGCATTGAGTACTCGTCACAGCCGCTTAGACTCCTCGAACCGCATGCAAAGACACCTTAG
- the NijC gene encoding ninjurin-2 isoform X8, which produces MVSFFDNMKAMDANRYATKKTIAQGMLDIALLTANASQLKYILQVGEQHQFYKLMLILISLSIVMQLLVGILFVAIGGLNINRQKDQTAAVILNDIILVVIFVISVLNVIISGFGIEYSSQPLRLLEPHAKTP; this is translated from the exons ATGGTATCGTTCTTCGACAAT ATGAAAGCCATGGACGCCAATCGGTATGCGACGAAGAAGACGATCGCCCAGGGCATGCTGGATATAGCACTGCTGACTGCCAATGCCTCCCAGTTGAAGTACATCCTCCAGGTGGGGGAACAGCATCAGTTTTACAAGCTTATGCTGATTCTCATCAGTCTGTCGATCGTGATGCAG CTATTGGTTGGAATTCTGTTTGTGGCCATCGGCGGTCTCAACATCAATCGGCAGAAAGATCAGACGGCGGCGGTCATCTTGAACGATATCATATTGGTGGTGATATTCGTGATATCCGTTCTGAATGTAATTATTTCGGGTTTCGGCATTGAGTACTCGTCACAGCCGCTTAGACTCCTCGAACCGCATGCAAAGACACCTTAG
- the NijC gene encoding ninjurin-2 isoform X5, producing MAQVVAGDERVNETEMKAMDANRYATKKTIAQGMLDIALLTANASQLKYILQVGEQHQFYKLMLILISLSIVMQLLVGILFVAIGGLNINRQKDQTAAVILNDIILVVIFVISVLNVIISGFGIEYSSQPLRLLEPHAKTP from the exons ATGGCTCAGGTTGTGGCTGGGGATGAGCGGGTCAACGAAACTGAG ATGAAAGCCATGGACGCCAATCGGTATGCGACGAAGAAGACGATCGCCCAGGGCATGCTGGATATAGCACTGCTGACTGCCAATGCCTCCCAGTTGAAGTACATCCTCCAGGTGGGGGAACAGCATCAGTTTTACAAGCTTATGCTGATTCTCATCAGTCTGTCGATCGTGATGCAG CTATTGGTTGGAATTCTGTTTGTGGCCATCGGCGGTCTCAACATCAATCGGCAGAAAGATCAGACGGCGGCGGTCATCTTGAACGATATCATATTGGTGGTGATATTCGTGATATCCGTTCTGAATGTAATTATTTCGGGTTTCGGCATTGAGTACTCGTCACAGCCGCTTAGACTCCTCGAACCGCATGCAAAGACACCTTAG
- the NijC gene encoding ninjurin-1 isoform X4, with translation MAQVVAGDERVNETEKSVKYAWQMKAMDANRYATKKTIAQGMLDIALLTANASQLKYILQVGEQHQFYKLMLILISLSIVMQLLVGILFVAIGGLNINRQKDQTAAVILNDIILVVIFVISVLNVIISGFGIEYSSQPLRLLEPHAKTP, from the exons ATGGCTCAGGTTGTGGCTGGGGATGAGCGGGTCAACGAAACTGAG AAATCCGTAAAATATGCCTGGCAG ATGAAAGCCATGGACGCCAATCGGTATGCGACGAAGAAGACGATCGCCCAGGGCATGCTGGATATAGCACTGCTGACTGCCAATGCCTCCCAGTTGAAGTACATCCTCCAGGTGGGGGAACAGCATCAGTTTTACAAGCTTATGCTGATTCTCATCAGTCTGTCGATCGTGATGCAG CTATTGGTTGGAATTCTGTTTGTGGCCATCGGCGGTCTCAACATCAATCGGCAGAAAGATCAGACGGCGGCGGTCATCTTGAACGATATCATATTGGTGGTGATATTCGTGATATCCGTTCTGAATGTAATTATTTCGGGTTTCGGCATTGAGTACTCGTCACAGCCGCTTAGACTCCTCGAACCGCATGCAAAGACACCTTAG
- the NijC gene encoding ninjurin-1 isoform X6 has translation MAQVVAGDERVNETEMKAMDANRYATKKTIAQGMLDIALLTANASQLKYILQVGEQHQFYKLMLILISLSIVMQILSGVLSLSLSLLRDCRLHQPEFHQSANVINHVRTAFAFFTTMLNLFISAFDSRLPPPQGDLLNNVN, from the exons ATGGCTCAGGTTGTGGCTGGGGATGAGCGGGTCAACGAAACTGAG ATGAAAGCCATGGACGCCAATCGGTATGCGACGAAGAAGACGATCGCCCAGGGCATGCTGGATATAGCACTGCTGACTGCCAATGCCTCCCAGTTGAAGTACATCCTCCAGGTGGGGGAACAGCATCAGTTTTACAAGCTTATGCTGATTCTCATCAGTCTGTCGATCGTGATGCAG ATACTGTCGGGTGTCCTAAGCTTGTCGCTGAGTTTGTTGAGGGACTGCCGACTCCACCAGCCAGAGTTTCACCAATCGGCCAATGTTATTAATCATGTTCGCACTGCATTCGCGTTTTTCACAACTATGCTAAATCTCTTTATCTCGGCCTTTGATAGTCGTCTGCCCCCGCCGCAAGGCGATCTACTGAATAATGTGAATTAG
- the NijC gene encoding ninjurin-2 isoform X2: MAQVVAGDERVNETEYLLPLQKSVKYAWQMKAMDANRYATKKTIAQGMLDIALLTANASQLKYILQVGEQHQFYKLMLILISLSIVMQILSGVLSLSLSLLRDCRLHQPEFHQSANVINHVRTAFAFFTTMLNLFISAFDSRLPPPQGDLLNNVN, from the exons ATGGCTCAGGTTGTGGCTGGGGATGAGCGGGTCAACGAAACTGAG TACCTTCTTCCTTTGCAGAAATCCGTAAAATATGCCTGGCAG ATGAAAGCCATGGACGCCAATCGGTATGCGACGAAGAAGACGATCGCCCAGGGCATGCTGGATATAGCACTGCTGACTGCCAATGCCTCCCAGTTGAAGTACATCCTCCAGGTGGGGGAACAGCATCAGTTTTACAAGCTTATGCTGATTCTCATCAGTCTGTCGATCGTGATGCAG ATACTGTCGGGTGTCCTAAGCTTGTCGCTGAGTTTGTTGAGGGACTGCCGACTCCACCAGCCAGAGTTTCACCAATCGGCCAATGTTATTAATCATGTTCGCACTGCATTCGCGTTTTTCACAACTATGCTAAATCTCTTTATCTCGGCCTTTGATAGTCGTCTGCCCCCGCCGCAAGGCGATCTACTGAATAATGTGAATTAG
- the NijC gene encoding ninjurin-1 isoform X9 — protein MVSFFDNMKAMDANRYATKKTIAQGMLDIALLTANASQLKYILQVGEQHQFYKLMLILISLSIVMQILSGVLSLSLSLLRDCRLHQPEFHQSANVINHVRTAFAFFTTMLNLFISAFDSRLPPPQGDLLNNVN, from the exons ATGGTATCGTTCTTCGACAAT ATGAAAGCCATGGACGCCAATCGGTATGCGACGAAGAAGACGATCGCCCAGGGCATGCTGGATATAGCACTGCTGACTGCCAATGCCTCCCAGTTGAAGTACATCCTCCAGGTGGGGGAACAGCATCAGTTTTACAAGCTTATGCTGATTCTCATCAGTCTGTCGATCGTGATGCAG ATACTGTCGGGTGTCCTAAGCTTGTCGCTGAGTTTGTTGAGGGACTGCCGACTCCACCAGCCAGAGTTTCACCAATCGGCCAATGTTATTAATCATGTTCGCACTGCATTCGCGTTTTTCACAACTATGCTAAATCTCTTTATCTCGGCCTTTGATAGTCGTCTGCCCCCGCCGCAAGGCGATCTACTGAATAATGTGAATTAG
- the Arp1 gene encoding actin-related protein 1: MEPYDVVVNQPVVIDNGSGVIKAGFAGEHIPKCRFPNYIGRPKHIRVMAGALEGDIFVGPKAEEHRGLLSIRYPMEHGIVTDWNDMERIWSYIYSKEQLATFTEDHPVLLTEAPLNPRRNREKTAEFFFESINAPALFVSMQAVLSLYATGRVTGVVLDSGDGVTHAVPIYEGFAMPHSIMRVDIAGRDVTRYLKTLIRREGFNFRSTAEFEIVRSIKEKVCYLATNPQKEETVETEKFAYKLPDGKTFEIGPARFRAPEVLFRPDLLGEECEGIHDVLMYSIEKSDMDLRKMLYQNIVLSGGSTLFKGFGDRLLSELRKHSAKDLKIRIAAPQERLYSTWMGGSILASLDTFKKMWISKREYEEEGHRAVHRKTF, from the exons ATGGAGCCTTATGATGTCGTAGTAAACCAGCCCGTCGTCATAGATAAC GGCTCCGGTGTTATCAAAGCCGGCTTTGCTGGTGAGCACATTCCAAAATGCAGGTTCCCCAATTA CATTGGCAGACCCAAGCATATTCGGGTAATGGCTGGTGCCCTGGAGGGCGACATATTCGTTGGTCCCAAGGCGGAGGAGCATCGCGGCCTGCTCAGCATACGGTATCCCATGGAGCACGGTATTGTGACGGACTGGAACGATATGGAGCGAATATGGAGTTACATTTATAGCAAA GAACAACTAGCCACCTTCACGGAAGATCATCCAGTACTACTCACAGAGGCTCCACTAAATCCACGCCGCAACCGTGAAAAGACTGCCGAATTCTTCTTTGAAAGCATCAATGCTCCTGCGCTGTTTGTGTCAATGCAGGCGGTCCTCAGTCTGTATGCCACAGGAAGAGTGACTGGCGTCGTGCTGGACTCCGGAGACGGGGTGACCCATGCGGTTCCCATCTATGAGGGATTCGCCATGCCACACAGTATTATGCGTGTGGACATTGCCGGCCGGGATGTGACGCGGTACCTGAAGACACTCATACGCCGGGAGGGCTTCAACTTTCGGTCAACCGCCGAGTTTGAGATTGTGCGTTCGATCAAGGAGAAGGTCTGCTACTTGGCCACCAACCCGCAGAAGGAAGAAACTGTGGAGACGGAAAAGTTTGCATACAAACTGCCCGATGGCAAGACCTTTGAGATCGGACCCGCACGCTTCCGGGCCCCAGAGGTGCTCTTCCGTCCGGACCTGCTGGGCGAGGAGTGCGAGGGCATACACGACGTTCTAATGTACTCCATAGAAAAGTCGGATATGGATCTCAGGAAAATGCTCTACCAGAACATTGTGCTCTCGGGTGGTTCAACTCTATTCAAGGGATTCGGCGATCGGCTGCTGTCTGAACTGAGAAAGCATTCAGCCAAGGATCTGAAAATCAGG ATTGCCGCCCCGCAAGAGCGTCTCTACTCCACATGGATGGGCGGCTCGATTCTGGCATCGCTTGATACCTTCAAGAAAATGTGGATATCGAAGCGGGAATACGAGGAAGAGGGCCACCGAGCCGTGCATAGAAAGACTTTTTAG
- the LOC6897153 gene encoding uncharacterized protein has protein sequence MFARVPLVDMWNVSKSCQKLRKETTLGFAAMNKKLSIINDQDVHRLDSFYLECQKYRDYYRDPQNKVIRPKIFTSMGRRGVKNDLSNMPITWVQDDCRPQMFPIEYGTDLSLGKGFQTVERNSRFTDTSFVR, from the coding sequence ATGTTTGCCAGAGTTCCATTAGTAGACATGTGGAATGTGTCGAAAAGTTGCCAGAAATTACGCAAGGAGACAACGCTTGGATTCGCTGCCATGAATAAAAAACTGTCGATTATAAACGACCAGGATGTGCATAGGCTGGACTCATTCTACTTGGAGTGCCAGAAGTACAGGGATTATTACCGCGACCCCCAGAACAAAGTGATACGTCCAAAGATCTTCACATCCATGGGAAGACGCGGTGTCAAAAATGATTTGTCGAACATGCCGATCACATGGGTTCAGGATGATTGTAGGCCGCAGATGTTTCCCATTGAATATGGCACGGACTTGAGTTTGGGCAAGGGCTTCCAGACGGTGGAGCGCAACAGCAGATTCACTGACACGTCCTTCGTACGATAA
- the Su(fu) gene encoding suppressor of fused homolog — MSASNLDKKPDVKPPPGLKAIIDHLFQVYPDQPNPLQVTTLLKYWLGGQDPLDYISMYNNKGDAEKNVPPHWHYISFGLSDLHGDERVHLQEEESHRSGMGFELTFRLAKTEAELQQEQECPEKPLRPPTWPANLLQAIGRYCFQTGNGLCFGDNIPWRKSLDGSENSMLQSLLVAQDPQLGCIETPFGTVDFCQIVGVFEHELEQASRWNGRGVLNFLREDIQTGGEWLVTNMERTMSVFELFPETLINLQDDLEKQGSDLAGINADFTFKETKPTIVKQEVDFQSLSERCATEENNRPMTESQMKREEPSFPQSMSLSSNSLHKSCPLDFQPQAPDCISLDGIEITLAPTVAKYLLLAIKDRIRHGRHFTFKAQHLALTLVAETVTGAAVSVHEPYGVLGYWIQVLIPNDLVPRMMDDFRNANLDENTELTQRLQFDWPDKNLRLILDQPESILPIAPGVTASASVTAMSLDAVPQSM, encoded by the coding sequence ATGTCTGCATCAAATTTAGATAAAAAACCGGACGTAAAGCCGCCTCCTGGGCTGAAGGCCATCATAGATCACCTCTTCCAGGTGTATCCCGACCAGCCGAATCCCCTGCAGGTGACCACGCTGCTGAAGTACTGGTTGGGAGGCCAGGATCCGCTGGACTACATCAGTATGTACAACAACAAAGGAGATGCAGAGAAGAATGTCCCCCCGCATTGGCACTACATCAGTTTTGGGCTCAGCGACCTGCACGGCGACGAGCGTGTCCatctgcaggaggaggagtcgcATCGGTCGGGTATGGGATTTGAGCTGACGTTCCGGCTTGCAAAGACGGAGGCTGAGCTGCAACAGGAACAGGAGTGTCCGGAGAAGCCCCTTCGGCCTCCCACATGGCCAGCCAATCTGCTCCAGGCCATTGGCCGGTACTGTTTCCAAACTGGCAACGGCTTGTGTTTTGGCGACAACATACCCTGGCGCAAGAGTCTGGATGGCAGCGAAAACTCCATGCTGCAGAGTCTGCTGGTCGCACAGGATCCTCAGCTGGGCTGCATCGAGACACCGTTTGGCACCGTTGACTTTTGTCAGATTGTTGGCGTCTTTGAGCACGAGCTGGAGCAAGCTTCGCGCTGGAACGGTCGCGGGGTTTTGAATTTCCTGCGCGAGGATATCCAGACTGGCGGCGAGTGGCTGGTTACAAACATGGAACGAACGATGAGTGTGTTTGAGCTGTTCCCCGAGACGTTGATCAATCTGCAAGACGACCTCGAGAAGCAGGGCTCCGACTTGGCTGGAATTAATGCAGATTTCACTTTTAAGGAAACGAAGCCGACCATAGTCAAGCAGGAGGTCGATTTCCAGTCCCTCAGTGAACGGTGTGCCACCGAGGAGAACAACCGCCCGATGACGGAGTCGCAAATGAAGCGAGAGGAACCGAGCTTTCCCCAATCGATGTCCCTCAGCAGCAATTCCCTGCACAAGTCCTGTCCCCTCGACTTTCAGCCCCAGGCACCGGACTGCATTTCCCTGGATGGCATCGAAATTACCTTGGCCCCAACTGTGGCCAAGTACTTGCTGCTGGCCATCAAGGACCGCATACGGCACGGCCGGCACTTCACCTTCAAGGCGCAGCATCTGGCCCTGACTCTGGTAGCGGAGACCGTAACAGGAGCCGCTGTCAGCGTCCATGAGCCATACGGCGTTTTGGGCTATTGGATTCAGGTGCTTATACCAAATGATCTCGTGCCGCGCATGATGGATGACTTCCGCAATGCAAATCTGGACGAGAACACTGAGCTGACACAACGCCTGCAGTTCGACTGGCCCGACAAGAACCTGAGGCTGATTCTGGACCAACCGGAGTCCATTCTTCCCATAGCCCCAGGAGTCACAGCCTCAGCTTCAGTCACAGCCATGTCCCTTGATGCAGTTCCACAGAGCATGTGA